In Aptenodytes patagonicus chromosome 6, bAptPat1.pri.cur, whole genome shotgun sequence, one genomic interval encodes:
- the SENP5 gene encoding sentrin-specific protease 5 isoform X1, which translates to MLLQREWNGTCGPLTTIKRSKFNHHTVKKRSLFMMHKKLSMVRFRYRIIKSPELRARGKTCKLRKIKPRWVEKVTRDHQETFQRDFESGLCNWLSYWKSKSNRLWNRYSLSDMNNNTPKSLGEENEICAPEICCTQDALPCAEPCSEEPESGGQDGSVDAVLPELHARASPEAETLHQVETNGALAEDHCSDVFVSVTGKEIAVSGQDDAESNEVVGVDGTILLQSSLQDSDVDDNFANGPLSMELAQNEDSSSQMEVEGSLNMDIFSAKLLDHPYCKSPLEEPSPESTGLKSGTRKGGKRISQKASRVADEQLATWLCGFLDEVMKKYGSLVPLCEKDVMGRLKEVFNEDFSHRKPFITREIMKYREKHPKTSTCNFRVFYNKHMLDMDDLATLEGQNWLNDQIINMYGELIMDAVPEKVHFFNSFFHRQLVTKGYNGVKRWTKKVDLFKKTLLLIPIHLEVHWSLITVNIPNRIISFYDSQGIHFKFCVENIRKYLLTEAKEKNRPEFLQGWQTAVTKCIPQQKNDSDCGVFVLQYCKCLALDQPFQFSQEDMPRVRKRIYKELCERQLID; encoded by the exons ATGCTGTTGCAAAGGGAGTGGAATGGAACTTGTGGCCCCTTGACAACTATAAAGAGGTCCAAATTTAACCATCATACTGTAAAAAAGAGATCTTTATTTATGATGCATAAGAAACTTTCTATGGTTAGGTTTCGGTATAGAATTATAAAATCCCCGGAACTTCGAGCAAGAGGCAAAACCTGCAAATTGAGAAAAATCAAGCCAAGGTGGGTGGAGAAAGTTACGAGGGACCACCAAGAGACGTTCCAGCGGGATTTTGAAAGTGGATTGTGTAATTGGCTTTCCTACTGGAAATCTAAAAGTAACCGTCTTTGGAACCGGTACAGCTTATCAGATATGAACAATAATACACCCAAATCTTTAGGTGAGGAGAACGAAATATGTGCACCTGAGATCTGCTGTACGCAGGATGCATTACCGTGTGCTGAGCCGTGTTCTGAGGAGCCAGAATCTGGAGGGCAGGATGGCAGTGTGGATGCTGTCCTGCCAGAACTGCATGCTAGAGCGTCTCCGGAGGCAGAGACCTTGCACCAGGTGGAGACCAACGGGGCTCTGGCAGAGGATCATTGCTCTGACGTTTTTGTCTCTGTGACAGGAAAAGAAATTGCTGTTTCAGGTCAAGATGACGCAGAATCTAATGAGGTTGTGGGTGTAGATGGAACGATACTGTTGCAATCCTCCTTGCAGGATTCTGATGTCGATGATAATTTTGCAAATGGACCTTTATCCATGGAGCTGGCACAAAATGAGGACAGCTCTAGCCAAATGGAAGTAGAGGGCTCCTTAAACATGGACATTTTTAGTGCAAAGTTACTAGATCACCCTTATTGTAAAAGTCCTCTTGAGGAGCCTTCACCAGAAAGCACAGGACTAAAATCAGGAACTCGGAAGGGAGGCAAAAGGATCAGTCAGAAAGCTTCCCGGGTGGCTGATGAGCAGTTGGCAACGTGGCTTTGTG GATTCCTAGATGAAGTTATGAAGAAATATGGCAGTTTAGTTCCACTCTGTGAAAAAGATGTCATGGGAAGATTAAAAGAAGTCTTTAATGAAGATTTCTCCCATAG AAAACCTTTTATCACCAGGGAAATCATGAAGTATCGGGAAAAACATCCAAAAACCTCCACTTGCAATTTCCGGGTCTTCTATAATAAGCACATGCTAGATATGGATGATTTAGCTACACTGGAAGGCCAGAACTGGCTGAATGACCAG ATAATTAACATGTATGGTGAACTCATAATGGATGCGGTCCCTGAAAAG gttcatttctttaacagcttttttCATAGACAGCTCGTAACCAAAGGATATAATGGGGTAAAACGATGGACTAAAAAG GTGGACTTGTTCAAAAAGACTCTCCTGTTAATTCCTATTCACCTGGAAGTCCACTGGTCCCTCATTACTGTGAACATCCCCAATcgaattatttcattttatgattCCCAAGGCATTCATTTTAAGTTTTGTGTAGAG aacattCGAAAGTATTTGCTGACTGAAGCAAAAGAGAAGAATCGCCCCGAGTTTCTTCAGGGTTGGCAGACTGCTGTGACAAAG tgCATTCcacaacagaaaaatgacagtgactgtggggtttttgtgctCCAG taCTGCAAGTGCCTCGCCTTAGACCAGCCTTTTCAGTTCTCCCAGGAAGATATGCCCCGAGTGAGAAAAAGGATTTACAAGGAGCTGTGTGAACGCCAGCTAATAGACTAA
- the SENP5 gene encoding sentrin-specific protease 5 isoform X3 — translation MKNHRRHLLWKRSQLLAQPRKWTTGFGELGKYCFQKQFFLAKKKRQSAQLIVSLNHNKLYRRLQCRRKALELQRRWAPDVPLNAETYQKPTLNHTAFLTKLLRAKRSCPYRKAESPSGEAVRKLNNESFQSEDPLNEEFETVAILNSISGNIHYVSCGMLDGAALPVRRGGFVCSGEESNNGFLDEVMKKYGSLVPLCEKDVMGRLKEVFNEDFSHRKPFITREIMKYREKHPKTSTCNFRVFYNKHMLDMDDLATLEGQNWLNDQIINMYGELIMDAVPEKVHFFNSFFHRQLVTKGYNGVKRWTKKVDLFKKTLLLIPIHLEVHWSLITVNIPNRIISFYDSQGIHFKFCVENIRKYLLTEAKEKNRPEFLQGWQTAVTKCIPQQKNDSDCGVFVLQYCKCLALDQPFQFSQEDMPRVRKRIYKELCERQLID, via the exons atgaaaaaccatAGAAGacatttgctttggaaaagaagtCAGTTGCTGGCCCAGCCTAGAAAATGGACCACTGGATTTGGGGAGCTTGGGAAATACTGCTTCCAAAAGCAATTTTTCCTAGctaagaagaaaagacagagtgCTCAGCTAATTGTGAGCTTAAATCACAACAAACTGTACAGAAGACTGCAGTGCAGAAGGAAGGCACTTGAGCTCCAAAGGAGGTGGGCTCCTGATGTGCCTCTAAATGCAGAAACCTATCAAAAACCTACGTTGAACCATACAGCTTTCCTTACAAAACTGCTGAGAGCAAAAAGATCCTGTCCCTATCGCAAAGCCGAAAGCCCATCTGGAGAAGCAGTAAGAAAACTCAACAATGAATCCTTTCAGAGTGAAGATCCTCTGAATGAAGAATTTGAAACTGTTGCTATTCTTAATAGCATCTCTGGCAATATCCATTATGTCTCATGTGGTATGCTGGATGGTGCTGCCTTACCTGTAAGGAGAGGTGGTTTTGTGTGTAGCGGGGAGGAGAGCAATAATG GATTCCTAGATGAAGTTATGAAGAAATATGGCAGTTTAGTTCCACTCTGTGAAAAAGATGTCATGGGAAGATTAAAAGAAGTCTTTAATGAAGATTTCTCCCATAG AAAACCTTTTATCACCAGGGAAATCATGAAGTATCGGGAAAAACATCCAAAAACCTCCACTTGCAATTTCCGGGTCTTCTATAATAAGCACATGCTAGATATGGATGATTTAGCTACACTGGAAGGCCAGAACTGGCTGAATGACCAG ATAATTAACATGTATGGTGAACTCATAATGGATGCGGTCCCTGAAAAG gttcatttctttaacagcttttttCATAGACAGCTCGTAACCAAAGGATATAATGGGGTAAAACGATGGACTAAAAAG GTGGACTTGTTCAAAAAGACTCTCCTGTTAATTCCTATTCACCTGGAAGTCCACTGGTCCCTCATTACTGTGAACATCCCCAATcgaattatttcattttatgattCCCAAGGCATTCATTTTAAGTTTTGTGTAGAG aacattCGAAAGTATTTGCTGACTGAAGCAAAAGAGAAGAATCGCCCCGAGTTTCTTCAGGGTTGGCAGACTGCTGTGACAAAG tgCATTCcacaacagaaaaatgacagtgactgtggggtttttgtgctCCAG taCTGCAAGTGCCTCGCCTTAGACCAGCCTTTTCAGTTCTCCCAGGAAGATATGCCCCGAGTGAGAAAAAGGATTTACAAGGAGCTGTGTGAACGCCAGCTAATAGACTAA
- the SENP5 gene encoding sentrin-specific protease 5 isoform X2, translated as MLLQREWNGTCGPLTTIKRSKFNHHTVKKRSLFMMHKKLSMVRFRYRIIKSPELRARGKTCKLRKIKPRWVEKVTRDHQETFQRDFESGLCNWLSYWKSKSNRLWNRYSLSDMNNNTPKSLGEENEICAPEICCTQDALPCAEPCSEEPESGGQDGSVDAVLPELHARASPEAETLHQVETNGALAEDHCSDVFVSVTGKEIAVSGQDDAESNEVVGVDGTILLQSSLQDSDVDDNFANGPLSMELAQNEDSSSQMEVEGSLNMDIFSAKLLDHPYCKSPLEEPSPESTGLKSGTRKGGKRISQKASRVADEQLATWLCGFLDEVMKKYGSLVPLCEKDVMGRLKEVFNEDFSHRKPFITREIMKYREKHPKTSTCNFRVFYNKHMLDMDDLATLEGQNWLNDQVHFFNSFFHRQLVTKGYNGVKRWTKKVDLFKKTLLLIPIHLEVHWSLITVNIPNRIISFYDSQGIHFKFCVENIRKYLLTEAKEKNRPEFLQGWQTAVTKCIPQQKNDSDCGVFVLQYCKCLALDQPFQFSQEDMPRVRKRIYKELCERQLID; from the exons ATGCTGTTGCAAAGGGAGTGGAATGGAACTTGTGGCCCCTTGACAACTATAAAGAGGTCCAAATTTAACCATCATACTGTAAAAAAGAGATCTTTATTTATGATGCATAAGAAACTTTCTATGGTTAGGTTTCGGTATAGAATTATAAAATCCCCGGAACTTCGAGCAAGAGGCAAAACCTGCAAATTGAGAAAAATCAAGCCAAGGTGGGTGGAGAAAGTTACGAGGGACCACCAAGAGACGTTCCAGCGGGATTTTGAAAGTGGATTGTGTAATTGGCTTTCCTACTGGAAATCTAAAAGTAACCGTCTTTGGAACCGGTACAGCTTATCAGATATGAACAATAATACACCCAAATCTTTAGGTGAGGAGAACGAAATATGTGCACCTGAGATCTGCTGTACGCAGGATGCATTACCGTGTGCTGAGCCGTGTTCTGAGGAGCCAGAATCTGGAGGGCAGGATGGCAGTGTGGATGCTGTCCTGCCAGAACTGCATGCTAGAGCGTCTCCGGAGGCAGAGACCTTGCACCAGGTGGAGACCAACGGGGCTCTGGCAGAGGATCATTGCTCTGACGTTTTTGTCTCTGTGACAGGAAAAGAAATTGCTGTTTCAGGTCAAGATGACGCAGAATCTAATGAGGTTGTGGGTGTAGATGGAACGATACTGTTGCAATCCTCCTTGCAGGATTCTGATGTCGATGATAATTTTGCAAATGGACCTTTATCCATGGAGCTGGCACAAAATGAGGACAGCTCTAGCCAAATGGAAGTAGAGGGCTCCTTAAACATGGACATTTTTAGTGCAAAGTTACTAGATCACCCTTATTGTAAAAGTCCTCTTGAGGAGCCTTCACCAGAAAGCACAGGACTAAAATCAGGAACTCGGAAGGGAGGCAAAAGGATCAGTCAGAAAGCTTCCCGGGTGGCTGATGAGCAGTTGGCAACGTGGCTTTGTG GATTCCTAGATGAAGTTATGAAGAAATATGGCAGTTTAGTTCCACTCTGTGAAAAAGATGTCATGGGAAGATTAAAAGAAGTCTTTAATGAAGATTTCTCCCATAG AAAACCTTTTATCACCAGGGAAATCATGAAGTATCGGGAAAAACATCCAAAAACCTCCACTTGCAATTTCCGGGTCTTCTATAATAAGCACATGCTAGATATGGATGATTTAGCTACACTGGAAGGCCAGAACTGGCTGAATGACCAG gttcatttctttaacagcttttttCATAGACAGCTCGTAACCAAAGGATATAATGGGGTAAAACGATGGACTAAAAAG GTGGACTTGTTCAAAAAGACTCTCCTGTTAATTCCTATTCACCTGGAAGTCCACTGGTCCCTCATTACTGTGAACATCCCCAATcgaattatttcattttatgattCCCAAGGCATTCATTTTAAGTTTTGTGTAGAG aacattCGAAAGTATTTGCTGACTGAAGCAAAAGAGAAGAATCGCCCCGAGTTTCTTCAGGGTTGGCAGACTGCTGTGACAAAG tgCATTCcacaacagaaaaatgacagtgactgtggggtttttgtgctCCAG taCTGCAAGTGCCTCGCCTTAGACCAGCCTTTTCAGTTCTCCCAGGAAGATATGCCCCGAGTGAGAAAAAGGATTTACAAGGAGCTGTGTGAACGCCAGCTAATAGACTAA